A DNA window from Camelina sativa cultivar DH55 chromosome 17, Cs, whole genome shotgun sequence contains the following coding sequences:
- the LOC104759405 gene encoding paired amphipathic helix protein Sin3-like 1, which yields MVKGSVTPKPTAADALSYVESVKEALHDEPAKYQEFRKIMKDYNRGRLDAASVITRVEILLEDHPNLLRGFSVFLPTGATIIIPPTKEDLDSYLTDVKAAFHDNPLKYYVFYENFRSIRRNRVLTGIAGDVKYLEELLQDHQNLFLRLTTFLPAETQRFLHQRAISEDNRKKHAVIFHNMIKERFQGDDLHVFESFLEILKMFKEGNKSVDEYYEEVIELVQGHQDLVMEFLEIFKTHPSG from the exons ATGGTTAAAGGAAGCGTAACACCCAAGCCAACTGCTGCTGATGCGCTTTCATACGTAGAGTCTGTGAAGGAAGCATTACATGATGAACCTGCAAAATATCAAGAGTTTCGCAAGATCATGAAGGATTATAATCGTGGCCG ACTTGATGCCGCTAGTGTCATTACAAGGGTGGAGATACTCCTTGAAGATCATCCGAATCTGCTTCGTGGTTTCAGTGTCTTCCTTCCAACTGGGGCTACGATAATCATCCCTCCAACTAAAGAAGATTTGGATTCATACCTTACTGATGTGAAGGCAGCATTTCATGATAACCCTCTCAAATATTACGTGTTTTACGAGAACTTTCGTTCTATTAGACGTAATAG AGTACTAACTGGTATTGCTGGTGACGTTAAATACTTGGAGGAACTCCTGCAAGATCACCAGAATCTTTTTCTTCGTTTAACTACCTTCCTTCCAGCTGAGACTCAGAGATTCCTCCATCAGCGGGCTATATCTGAagataacagaaaaaaacatgCAGTGATTTTTCATAACATGATTAAG GAAAGGTTTCAGGGGGATGATCTCCATGTATTTGAGTCATTTCTCGAGATACTGAAAATGTTCAAAGAAGGAAACAAGTCCGTAGATGAGTATTATGAGGAG GTCATTGAACTTGTTCAGGGTCATCAAGATTTAGTAATggagtttttggagattttCAAGACCCATCCATCAGGGTGA